In the Ostrinia nubilalis chromosome 7, ilOstNubi1.1, whole genome shotgun sequence genome, one interval contains:
- the LOC135073517 gene encoding uncharacterized protein LOC135073517: MLERWARCVKCRRSRKLMNFTAHCLRAPALHDKYRVHNILQVVLIVPPETPKTSEIINVLAKNAIQRGREVGFPLIRFDVSNDLVAKSLEELNLKKEWHLSYEIVPHAMKERDFPAVPENKSETQAPQTSNSPKESRNETKNKRVNGNYIAVYTAFSDSAKENTLPSG; the protein is encoded by the exons ATGCTGGAGCGATGGGCGCGCTGCGTCAAGTGCCGCCGCTCGCGCAAGCTCATGAACTTCACCGCGCACTGCCTCCGCGCGCCTGCGCTGCACGACAAGTATAGGGTCCATAACATACTGCAG GTTGTCCTCATCGTTCCTCCTGAAACACCAAAAACTTCTGAGATCATCAACGTTCTCGCCAAGAATGCCATCCAGAGAGGTCGAGAGGTTGGCTTCCCGCTCATCAGATTTGATGTATCAAACGACCTTGT TGCCAAATCACTGGAAGAATTAAATCTGAAGAAGGAGTGGCATCTGTCCTATGAAATAGTTCCACATGCAATGAAAGAAAGAGACTTCCCAGCTGTTCCAGAAAACAAATCAGAAACACAAGCGCCTCAAACGTCAAATTCACCAAAAGAATCGCGAAACGAAACCAAAAACAAACGCGTCAATGGAAACTACATAGCTGTTTATACTGCCTTTTCTGACTCGGCTAAAGAAAATACCCTACCATCAGGATGA
- the LOC135073426 gene encoding uncharacterized protein LOC135073426 has product MGLRTVDFAAILLNLAYCAHSEHILPCNVSSPEPCPGENEVCVQQTGQCVCKAGFVFVDDNCAPEGTDTSSHTATIVIVSLFTLALLVCGIVLVFRKYDLLNHIRQRINLRRNNDVMYEDVMIGQDDPPLSP; this is encoded by the exons ATGGGTCTCAGAACAGTGGACTTCGCCGCAATATTGTTAAATCTCGCCTACTGCGCTCACTCCG AGCACATCCTGCCTTGCAACGTGAGTTCTCCGGAGCCGTGTCCTGGTGAAAATGAGGTCTGCGTGCAGCAGACTGGACAATGCGTTTGCAAGGCGGGCTTCGTGTTTGTTGACGACAACTGCGCGCCCGAGGGCACGGACACATCGAGCCACACGGCCACTATTGTCATCGTATCGCTGTTCACGCTCGCTCTCCTGGTATGTGGCATAGTCTTGGTGTTCAGGAAGTATGACTTACTCAATCATATTAGACAAAGAATCAACTTGCGTAGAAACAACGACGTTATGTACGAGGATGTCATGATTGGCCAAGACGACCCACCCCTTAGCCCTTGA
- the LOC135073671 gene encoding uncharacterized protein LOC135073671, which translates to MALKFVPIALGVLQIVAALPAITLQDLELADDTMSVGSYIREVRAAAPQDYHKSYERDGDGEIGYSRKKSGGGKKGYQHFDSYHKKAGDNYEFEKQDSFGHDDEGQDGAYSHHHEQKAKLKKRPKDVEELEYVGEGQPEKEHEDLTENAPDGNGGTEAQGHDPKDYVLPEKYTYGEGDEYNF; encoded by the exons ATGGCACTGAAGTTTGTGCCGATTGCGTTAGGTGTGCTGCAAATTGTTGCAGCATTACCGGCGATAACATTGCAGGATTTGGAACTGGCTGATGATACGATGTCAGTCGGTTCGTACATTCGGGAAGTGAGAGCTGCTGCG CCACAAGACTACCACAAATCTTACGAGCGCGATGGCGATGGTGAAATCGGCTACTCCAGAAAGAAGTCGGGGGGTGGTAAGAAGGGATACCAGCACTTCGATTCATACCACAAGAAGGCCGGCGACAACTACGAGTTTGAGAAGCAGGACTCTTTCGGCCACGACGACGAGGGCCAAGACGGGGCCTACAGCCACCATCACGAGCAAAAAG CTAAGTTGAAGAAACGTCCCAAGGATGTTGAGGAACTGGAATACGTCGGCGAGGGTCAACCAGAAAAAGAGCACGAAGACCTAAC GGAAAACGCTCCAGACGGTAACGGTGGAACCGAGGCACAAGGACATGACCCCAAAGACTACGTCTTGCCTGAGAAATACACTTACGGCGAAGGGGACGAATACAACTTCTAA